actccacgCTTATAGTGGtggttgtgcttttaatttgatgttgttcccgtcttagtttgacacaatacatactaaatgagataaattacatccCTGTaagacccccaccaccacctccccggtccgcggagatttgtgggaacacgagccgggccgtgggtccaaaaatgGATAATGATCGTGACATcatagaaagtaaaaaaaaaaaaaaaaaaaagtacgttGTCATTGAAGGAAAATGGTATGTGTGACTTCTATGGATAATTATGTGTGTCATTTTCAATCCCACATATCTGGGATGCACAATGGGCAAGAATGAAAGACAACAGCTGCACGCCGCAGAATGTGCTCGCGTCCGCTGACGCTTAGGAAGAGACAcgtgaagaaaaaaagaaaaaaaaagtccggAAGGAAAGCCATTGTTCTGCCATGGCATTGATCCACCAGAATAGAAAAGGCACTTTTTTAGACGTTTTCAGAGTGACCGGTTtcctccaaacagacaggatGGGATGTTTTGACTTGACTGGTTTGGTTTTTCGACCCAGCAAGAGGAAGCGTCGTCGTTACCGGCAGGGAGGGATGTCCAACTCCCAGTGCGAGCATGCTTCTTGAGTGATCCAGCCTGCTTCTGGCATCTTCTTAAGACACGCTGTGTTTATCTCTGCGTTGTTTATCTAAAGTTGCATCATCGGTTATTAGATTCCATGACCGTGCAGACACGCAGAATGTAAACCGGATGTTAGGATGAGGTCTTTACACACCAGTTGCAGGTGATAGGTCAGCTTTCTTTAAGAAGGAACCCTTGTCTTGAGTGATCATTAATTCTTCGTGCTTTCATAACAAGCCACAAAATTGttttctcagaaaaaaaaaaaagaaaagaagcctTGGGTAGTTTGTGAGTTCTGGGTCATGTCATAGTTTCGACTAAGGCAACATGGGGTGTCTCTGCTCATTCTTTCTTCCCCGAGGGACATTTCAGAGCCTTATGGCTTCTCAGCTGCACTTTGTTGAGGCCACCTCCTCGTGACAtgacacaaacatgacaaagcGACTTTGTGCCCAAATTAgggtaaaactatgaaaatgcCTCCAAGTAAAATAGGTGGCTAACATAAGGCTAAAACATGGCCACCGTGCTACGTACTAACAGAGGCCGCTAATTGGTATTTTTTAAACGTGGGCTAAAACATGGTCACTAGAGTCCAACATAGTGCTAactaaggcaaaaaaaaaacagctaacatGTTGTTAACTGAGGCTATTAATGCAGCAGACAGATGGCTCAACCAGTTCAAGGCTAAATCATGGCTAAAAGAGCCCAGCATTGTGCTAAGGTAGGCTAATAACTAGCCTGATGTGGCTAACCAGAGCTAATGGAGGCTAACATGTCAATATCATATAAAACGATAGCTAACAGGTGGCAAAAGGCTACCCGTGTGTCCCAACTGGACTCCAAACAGAGTCTAAATATGGCTAAATGAGCCCAACATCATGGTAAAGGAGGCTAACAACTAGCCACATGAGGCTTACAACTAACCAGATATAGCTAAACAAAGTCAATAGAGGCTAaattatcaatataatataaaaacttAGCAAATGTCGACCAGTGTTACCCAACTGTACTCCAAACAGAGGCtaaaacatggctaaatgagccAAACATCCTATCCTGCTGAAGGAGACTAACAACGAACCACATGTGGCTAACTGGAGCTAATTGAGGCTAAACTATCAATACAATATGAAACTATAGCTAACAGGTGGCAAAAGACTACCAGTGTTACCCAACTGGACTGCAAATAGAAGCTAAAACATGGCTAAAAGAGCCCAACATTGTGCTGAAGGAGGCTAGCACCTAGCCAGATGTGGCTAACTGAAGCTAATCGAGGCTAAATGTCAATACATAAAAAGTTAGCTAACAGGTGGCAAAAGGCGCTACTAGTGTTAGCAGATAGATAACACGACATCTAAGACAACTCTTGTATGTCTCCTGCATTAAAAGAGCATCCACATATTTGAGAACTCCCTTTGCCTCGTTGTTGCTGACAATGTTTGCTAAACTGTGAATTCTTTCTTCCCAGTGGGTCAGTTTGACATCATGAGTGACCGCTTCGACTGCAAAAACTGCAAAGAGTCCCTGTACGGACGCAAGTACATCCAGGCGGAGGACAACCCTCACTGCATCCCCTGCTATGACCGCCTGTATGCCAACACCTGCCAGGAGTGCAAAGAAATAATCAGCCACAATGCCAAGGTGAGCTTGCTTTGTTGGTGCCAAGCGTCAAGAGCGCAGCACGCTCCGTATGTCAAAGAGCAACACAACATCTGACGCAAGTAGAATTGGAAACGGCACAGGTCGGGCGTTTTGGGAAGGAAACGCAGAAAATGTGAACATTAGTGTGCAAGAAGACAGACCACTTCTCATTCCTAAGGTTGACATCAGGCGGAGTCCAAAGTTCAGCCTGGGGCgggtcatttgcggcctgcggctgttttttttaaattgacccGAGGCACACTCTGAAGCGACAATGTAACGAGAGAACTAAAAaaggaaaatcagcagtaaattcacaagaaaagttgtaatctaaagagaaaaagttggattatatgagaataacgtaatatgagggaaaataatgtcattttactcgcgtaaagttgacatattagagaaaaacaacttgttttttaaagttgtaatattatgagaaacaaacaaaacaaaataaatgtaattttgggaTAATTGGGTTGGgggaatatataaaaaaaaactataaaagttattataatattatcataatattacaagaataattaTAAGAGtaagttagaatattacatgaggaaaatttacaaaaagaaagttgaaatagtttgtcaataaaaaaaacaaaaaaaaagaacaggaaaAATGCCGAAAAAAAGACCGAAGTTCAcactaaaaatgcatttttcgcCGATATATGACAAAGCTTTCTatataaagtttaaaaagtttaaagttgtcattttacgagaataaactaatattttgggggaaaaataatgtaattttattagcataaagttgcaatctcaaagaaaagaaaagacgttatttattttaaagtcgtaatattatgaggggaaaaaaacaacaaataatctatccatccatgttcattttcctttttggaaaattattatgttgggaggggggagttgtaatattatgggaataaagtcacaatattacaagaagaaaatttaccagaagaaagttgaaatcgttggaaaaaataaaatgaaatcaaccgcagaaatgtaaaaaaaaaaacagctgtaattttaccagaataaaaatAGGAATAGAAACAGGAcagtggttctcagctggtTTGTCTGCGGGACCCCCCatcaccccttaatgacaagcggtgacccaaaTAGTGAACATATTTCAACTCAAGTAATCTTAATATTTAATGCAAAGACATTAacacagtttgaatttgaggtacagtcgtcccttgccttcattaataaatcatgccgttttgtggttgaatatggcccattattagtccaaaaaatatgcatatttgacatatttcttgcctaaattaagcatttccaaacattaaatggctaattgaactaaaatgcaaacataaggcattcaaagatactgtgatgatatgtagtattctacactggtcactaggtgtcagtaatgttactgtattctttggtgagacacacaagcaccagactttattgcaggtttgatttatctcacaacaggcacaataatcgctAACAGGAGCTACTGtcgcggccgtaacccacgccaagataaaacacttcctgtccgccactcactcagCTCCCTGAACATCGGAACATATTTAGAGCAACacgcacaagcacaagtcttatttatgtcttaatggCTTGTTTTCTCTAATTGcatctcctatattgggtaataggagtgtaaaggtgactataggggtgttatttcatgtctacagggctccaataatgttaaaaactgtatttagaaggtcgtaaacaggttttgtatgctctaactacgaaagcatttcatttatgaatcaggaatcctactgtggaaattcacttacaatGGTgtgatctggaaccaattaactgcgatgaacgagggattactgtagtgcaaaataacacaacaacaacttCACAGAACAAGTTTAATGATCATTATATGACCGTAGTGATCATGTTTTATCCACAAAGTCACAatgatttgaacaaaaagtaTCTGCAAATGTTTTCAGTAGTTGGTACAAGCTGGACAAAGTCACCCACAGACATGCACACCTCGTGGTGGCGTTACATTATTTCGTATCAACCCGCAAGCCACCAGTTGAGGATCACTGCTGCAGGAAACAGCCGTAGATGTCACAAAAGGCCACGAGTGTCCTGTGAATCATGAGCTCCCTGCGAGGGACCGACAGTAAATTACTACGCTGCTTACTTTGGCCCTCTCTCCCCGGCTCACGAGACGTAGCGGCGGCCATCCCTCATCCCGCTCGCTCCCTCATCTGTACTTGTTTTTGTGAAACCCCACGCCTaggaaatactttttttttccttttttttttttttttttttttttttttcacccaccGTTCAGTGGGCCCATTTATCACAGGGCCGATATGAACTGCTGCTGAACTGCAGCACAAGCATCTGTTCCAgtaaaaaaacggaaaaatcaACAACAAGCAAAGTGGCTCACATGCCGGCAAGCCAAAATCGCCGCGTGCCGGAAATCCAATCCTGCGGGTAACCTCTGACGTCTTGGCTGATGAGGAAAACGGCagcaaaaggggaaaaaaatgcagatgTGTTTGAGCTCCCGTGTTAGTCACTGCTTGTGAGTAATATGTTATGGCTGAGGATATTCAGAGGTGACGTCTCAGTGACTGGAGTCTCATAACTCAAACAACACATGGACACTCGTTGCCCGTTTCTTttatgtgtgcttttttttttttttttatcattttaccaCATTTGCAGCGATTTCAACCATGCTAGTCCTATGGTCCCTCGCCCGCAGTTACAcgagtgatgtgcgataccgctaattttgtttccgatccgatactgagtcaaattcaggctggtatcggcaataccgaTTCGATACAGATACTATACAAATTCACCAAATAATTCTGTTAAATTTTAAacagtagtgtatttcatatcatagcataaagaatacaatgcatctaattaattgaataataaaataaatgattaattaacataaattcataatttaataatgaggttgtaatctaaagagaaaaagatttcatgagaataacgtaatatgtggaaaaataatgtcattttactcgcataaagttgaaatattagagaaaaatgactcatttttttaagttgtaatattatgagaagcaaacaaaacaaaataaatttttgGATAGTTAGGTTGGgggaatatatttttaaaaactataaaagTTATAAAGTAGTTGTAACTTTTAATAgttagttataatattataataatattataagaataagtATACTagtaagttataatattacaaaaggagaatttacaaaaagaaagttgaaatagtcccatagtcaatattaaaaaaaaaaaagaacaggaaaAATGCCAAGACCGAAGTTCACactaaaaatacactttttcaccgatatgacAAAGCTTTATATatgaattttacgagaataaactgttAAGTTattaagttatttattttagaCCCACATTGTTGGCTATTATGTTTATTTCTATTAAGtaaggtggtggttatcattaataactggaggGTGGGGCGATGATCGTATTGATTATATGACACGTGCGTACTGTTTACAATGTCAACTGGTCACCTtgactcttcctcctcctcctccaggagCTCTTCTACGACAACAGATACTACCATGATCACTGCTTCCGCTGCGTGCGCTGCGATCGCTCTCTGGCCGACGAGCCCTTCACGAGCCAAGACGACGCGCTGGTGTGTAGCGAGTGCTACGGCAACGAATTCTCCTCCAAGTGCGTGGTGTGCGACAAGAAAGTCATGCCTGGTAAGTGGCGCTCGCGGGTAAAAAGAAGGTCTTCGCAGAAATAGTAGGAACATTTTTGGGTTTCAGATGTGACAAAATGATTGCAGCGAGGGTTTCATGCTGCGGCGGCTGTGGTGGCGTTGGATGACTGGAAAGCTATGCAATCTTGTGGTATGTGTGTGGGATATTCTAAAATAAGTGGTTGGAATGTCCCCTTAAAGTTTAAAAACACTAACACGGCTTTTGACTGCAATTTAAGAGCCACAAAGcgttaaattaaaaatgattgaaaGATGAAGCTGATGTTTGCGAGGAAGACTAAGTTAGATGCACaacaggaagtgtgtgttgTGCATCTGCAGAACAGGTTTTCACATTTTCTCCACCCTCGAGATAACAGCAATCACAAGCATCATCGTTTTCATGTCTTTTCACCCTGTCACCCTTTGTCTCTGGGCCAGGATCAAAGCTGTTGGAGTATGGTGGCTCCACGTGGCATGAGCACTGTTTTATGTGTCACGGATGCGACAAGCCCATCGGTGGCGAGGCCTTCATCCCAGACAAAAACAACTACTACTGCGTACCGTGCTACGAGGGCAGGCTTGCTCCTCGGTGCAGCTGCTGCAAAAAGGTGAACCCTGCCTCCCATACAGTAGAATAATGCAATGGCGACTGCTATGTTTATGAATTCTACTAAATTACCTTTGGAATGGCTACTTACGTATTTGACAGTGTGTTTATCTTTGAAGAAGGCTTGCTCATTGCTAAATGACAGAAAGGATAGCCTGCCAACATTCCCATAATTCCCATAAGGTGCATCTGCACAATCTATTAAGAGCGgtagccacaataataaacactgtGCTCAACTAGAAATTGCAACGTGAATGCAGAGAGAAGCCACAGTATAAGCGATAGGTAATAGAAGGATGAGAGTGGATATGTAGTatgtacgtgggttttctccgggcacttgggtttcctcccacattccaaaaacatgcatgttaggttcattggcgactctaaattgtccacaggtatgaatgtgagtgtgaatggttgtttgtctatatgtgccctgcgattggctggcgaccagtccagggtgtaccccgcctctcgcccataagtcagctgggataggctccagcatacccctgcgtcCCAAGtaaggataaacggcatagaaagtggatggatggatgttttgtggttgaatacagcctattattagtgaaacaaaaaatgcatattcaagTAAATCTGAcctatttttttccctaaattaagcagaaaatgactaaatgacgaccagtccagggtgtaccccgcctgtcgcccgaagtcagctgggataggctccagcatagccccgcgaccctaatgaggagaagcggtatagaaaatggatggatggatgactaaatgaaccaaaatacaaatataaggcattcagaagacgcattcattgatgttgtgatgatatgtagtattctacactggtcactaggtgtcagtaatgttactgtaatgttcgatgagacacacaagcaccagacttgatccccggaataacaggcttttatacgaggtttgaatgatctcacaacaggcacaataatccctaataaaaacacaggctactgttatgGCTATAAGCCATGGCAACAtggaaactcaactctgatccCCCAACGCCACTTCCTgccactcactcacacacacgagcacaagtcttatttatgtcttaaatggcttatttgctcttaagtctactacattgggtaatacaagtgtaaaagtgactataggggtgttatttcatgtctagagggctctaataatgttaaataaatgtatttagaaggttgtaaacacgttttctatgctctaactatgaaagtattttatttataaacaaggaagcCCGTCTATCATGAGCAGTTATtcaaaaactgcacatttcggCGCAGCTTTCTGTTACGGTCAGACTAAGGCACATCTGTGTTATAATCTTGCTGTCGTTATCAGCTATCTTGAtaggccacacctgtgaggtgtgTGAATTACGAATGAACACGGATtcatgaacaatatttgagaggcAGGACAGAAAACGTTTTAagtctttgagttcagctcatgaaagatggagGCAAAAACCAAAGTGTTTGGTTGAGTGTAGTTATTTGCCTTTCTTTGACGTGCTGGTTGTACAGTGTCACAACATAGAAGTAGTAGGTTAACTAGGGACATTCCTGCCGTGCGTTTTGTCCTGCAGGCTCTGACTAGAGGAGGGGTGACCTACAGGGACGAGGTGTGGCACAAAGAGTGCTTCCTCTGCACGGGCTGCAAAACTCCTCTGGCCGGGCAACCTTTCACCTCGGAGGGGGAAAAGCCGTACTGTGTCAAGTGCTTCAGTACCCTCTATGCCAAAAAATGCGCCGGCTGCAACACTGCCATCACAGGTGACTCGACCACATACCTCACATGCTTGCGTGAGTCACCCCCAATCAGACGTCACGACTCCATGCATCATACGTGTGCACGTGTCTCTGCAGGTTTCGGAGATGGCAAATATGTCTCCTTCGAGGACCGACAGTGGCACCAGCCGTGCTTCAAGTGCTCCCGCTGCTCCGTGTCACTGGTCGGCTCCGGCTTCTTTCCGGACCGTGACCAGATTCTGTGTACAGACTGCAACAACGACGACTGACCGCCACAAAAACCTCAGCTTTGCACACCAACACTGCAAACGCGCCTCTTCACTTCTCTGTTTTAGTAGTTACATTTGCGAAAGCTATATGGAAACATTTTAATCCATCTGGTTCATTTACTGGCTTGAATATCAGAAAGGAGTCACGAGACTCCTTTGAAATTCCAACAAAATTTAAAACACGTCCATCATATTTGTGGATATGTGTGTTGCTGATGTTCGTGATAGATAACCAAGTTCAAGCATTGCAACAATGGAACACGCTTATGTCAACAACCCGTCTAAGTCGACCATCTCATCAAGTTTTGTTTCGAAAAACTGCTTGCTTAAGTCGACGTCAACATATAATATTAAGAAACTgatcctatttatttatttatgttggcACAAGCATTCTGCATGCAATCATACGATCATCAAAACCGATTCATAAAATGAGCTGCGGTAACATCTGCAACAACTTGAAACAATTCCCAAGTTAAGTTTACTCACGGTCCCCCCCGACATCTCACCACTCAACTCTATTTGCAAAGCACTGACATCGATGAAAAACGTTTCTGTCGCCATGTGCTGTAATAATGTCAACTTCCTCATTATCgcttttttccaaaaatctattaatgaataaaccatgctgtttcaTACATTGAATGCAGCCTTTTATCAgtaaaacaatatgcatattgaagcaaattttacatagtttttgcttaaattaagcattttcaagcataaaaaagggtAATtgtatgaaaatacaaatataaggtattccgAAGACgcgttcaaagacgctgtgaatgataagtagtattctacactggtcactaggtgtcagtaatgttactgtaatgtccggtgagacacacaagcacccgaTTTGATCGTCTGAAAAACTGGCGTTTATTGTACGTttgaatcatctcacaacaggcacaataatccctagcaAAAATCCCTAATAGAAACACAGGctaaagctaaaactcaaatctgaacctccgacgtcacttcctgtccgtcaccCCGGAAcgctggaacacatttacagcaacacacaagtcttatttatgtcttaaatggcttattttctgttattattctactatattgggtaatacgagtgtaaaggtgactataggggtgttatttcatgtctagagggctctaataatgtaaaaaaaccaaactatttagaaggtcgaaaacaggttttctttgcactcactactaaaatattcaatttttgaataaggaatcctac
The DNA window shown above is from Dunckerocampus dactyliophorus isolate RoL2022-P2 chromosome 20, RoL_Ddac_1.1, whole genome shotgun sequence and carries:
- the LOC129172886 gene encoding four and a half LIM domains protein 3-like isoform X1; protein product: MSDRFDCKNCKESLYGRKYIQAEDNPHCIPCYDRLYANTCQECKEIISHNAKELFYDNRYYHDHCFRCVRCDRSLADEPFTSQDDALVCSECYGNEFSSKCVVCDKKVMPGSKLLEYGGSTWHEHCFMCHGCDKPIGGEAFIPDKNNYYCVPCYEGRLAPRCSCCKKALTRGGVTYRDEVWHKECFLCTGCKTPLAGQPFTSEGEKPYCVKCFSTLYAKKCAGCNTAITGFGDGKYVSFEDRQWHQPCFKCSRCSVSLVGSGFFPDRDQILCTDCNNDD
- the LOC129172886 gene encoding four and a half LIM domains protein 3-like isoform X2, which produces MQSCGSKLLEYGGSTWHEHCFMCHGCDKPIGGEAFIPDKNNYYCVPCYEGRLAPRCSCCKKALTRGGVTYRDEVWHKECFLCTGCKTPLAGQPFTSEGEKPYCVKCFSTLYAKKCAGCNTAITGFGDGKYVSFEDRQWHQPCFKCSRCSVSLVGSGFFPDRDQILCTDCNNDD